One window of Triticum dicoccoides isolate Atlit2015 ecotype Zavitan chromosome 5A, WEW_v2.0, whole genome shotgun sequence genomic DNA carries:
- the LOC119300562 gene encoding zinc finger CCCH domain-containing protein 67-like has protein sequence MGEASEYDGVDVAAVSARLLELVADDDVTALVDLLAAHPLLADEPAPWYSPARGAEPMTPLMVAAAYGSVACLDALLSPPHLADPNRSSASSLSTPLHLAAAGGAPSAPTTVSRLLAAGADPTLLDHLHRRPSDLVALPPNSLPLKNHILSLLGARKEWPPDPSLPDIKNGAYASDDFRMYSFKVRACSRAYSHDWTECPFVHPGENARRRDPRKYHYSCVPCPEFKKGAGCRRGDMCEYAHGVFESWLHPAQYRTRLCKDGVGCARRVCFFAHTPEELRPLYVSTGSAVPSPRGAMEMAAMGMGLSSPGSSFTPPLSPSGGGSGMAWPQPNLPALCLPGSAGNLHLSRLRTSLSARAMAVDELLASGDYDNHLGSPASVRSARGKALVPSNLDELFSAEMAASHSPRYGDQGGAAFSPTHKAAFLNQFQQHQSLLSPRAAATPEPVSPMSSRLLAALAQREKMQQQTLRSMSSRDLGSSAPLLVGSPVVGSSWSKWGLPSGTPDWGADNDELGRLKRSSSFDLRSGANTDEPDLSWVNTLVKEPTPEKSSTNGTMATESIGILGRSASHHGSIAGDDSAILGGSANHREGIDGEEDAATGVIGGWLEQLQLDEMGIKPFRAGKKNPRSAGALTKIVLGIWTDPFSFSWRH, from the exons ATGGGGGAGGCCTCCGAGTATGACGGGGTGGATGTGGCGGCTGTATCGGCGAGGTTGCTGGAGCTGGTGGCCGACGACGATGTGACGGCGCTCGTCGACCTCCTCGCCGCGCACCCGCTCCTCGCGGATGAGCCGGCGCCGTGGTACTCTCCGGCGCGGGGCGCGGAGCCCATGACGCCGCTCATGGTCGCCGCCGCGTACGGGTCCGTGGCTTGCCTCGACGCCCTCCTCTCGCCGCCCCACCTCGCCGACCCCAaccgctcctccgcctcctcgctctCCACCCCGCTCCACCTCGCCGCCGCGGGCGGCGCTCCATCCGCACCCACCACCGTttcccgcctcctcgccgccggcgccgaCCCTACCCTCCTTGACCATCTCCACCGCCGGCCGTCAGACCTCGTCGCGCTGCCGCCCAACTCGTTGCCCCTCAAGAACCACATCCTCTCACTCCTTGGCGCCCGGAAGGAGTGGCCACCGGACCCCTCACTCCCGGACATCAAGAACGGCGCATACGCTTCCGACGACTTCCGCATGTATTCCTTCAAGGTCCGCGCGTGCTCCAGGGCCTACTCCCACGACTGGACGGAGTGCCCCTTCGTCCACCCAGGGGAGAACGCTCGGCGGAGGGATCCGAGGAAGTACCACTACAGCTGCGTGCCGTGCCCGGAGTTCAAGAAGGGCGCCGGGTGCAGGAGAGGGGACATGTGCGAGTATGCGCACGGGGTGTTCGAGAGCTGGCTCCACCCGGCGCAGTACCGGACGCGCCTCTGCAAGGACGGCGTCGGCTGCGCGCGCCGCGTCTGCTTCTTCGCTCACACGCCGGAGGAGCTCCGGCCGCTGTACGTGTCCACAGGCTCGGCCGTGCCGTCGCCCCGCGGGGCGATGGAGATGGCGGCCATGGGGATGGGGCTGTCATCTCCGGGATCTTCGTTCACGCCACCGCTGTCGCCGTCCGGTGGAGGGAGTGGCATGGCGTGGCCGCAGCCTAACCTGCCGGCGCTGTGCCTCCCCGGGAGCGCAGGGAACTTGCACCTGAGCCGACTGCGCACCTCGCTGAGCGCGAGGGCTATGGCGGTCGACGAGCTTCTGGCCTCGGGGGACTATGACAATCACCTTGGATCGCCTGCCTCTGTGCGGTCGGCGAGGGGGAAGGCGCTTGTGCCGTCAAATCTCGATGAACTGTTCTCGGCGGAGATGGCGGCCTCCCACTCGCCGCGGTACGGCGACCAGGGCGGCGCTGCGTTCTCGCCGACGCACAAGGCCGCCTTCCTGAACCAGTTCCAGCAGCATCAGAGCTTGCTCTCGCCACGGGCTGCGGCCACCCCAGAGCCTGTCTCCCCAATGAGCTCCCGGCTGCTCGCTGCGTTGGCGCAGCGGGAGAAGATGCAGCAGCAGACACTGCGAAGCATGAGCTCAAGAGACCTGGGTTCCAGCGCCCCGCTCCTGGTCGGCTCACCGGTGGTGGGCTCTAGCTGGTCCAAATGGGGCCTCCCCTCGGGCACCCCAGACTGGGGTGCCGACAACGACGAGCTTGGCCGTCTCAAGCGGTCGTCCTCGTTTGATCTCCGGTCTGGGGCCAACACCGATGAGCCTGACCTCTCATGGGTCAATACCTTAGTAAAGGAGCCCACGCCGGAGAAATCATCAACCAACGGGACCATGGCAACAGAGTCTATTGGCATCTTGGGCCGATCAGCAAGCCACCACGGGAGCATTGCCGGTGATGACAGTGCCATCTTGGGTGGATCAGCGAACCACCGTGAGGGCATCGACGGTGAGGAGGACGCCGCCACTGGTGTCATCGGTGGCTGGCTCGAACAGCTCCAGCTCGATGAGATG GGAATTAAACCTTTCCGGGCGGGGAAAAAGAATCCGAGGTCGGCAGGGGCATTGACAAAGATTGTGCTTGGAATTTGGACGGATCCCTTCTCTTTCTCCTGGAGGCATTGA